In Nasonia vitripennis strain AsymCx chromosome 2, Nvit_psr_1.1, whole genome shotgun sequence, a genomic segment contains:
- the LOC100118251 gene encoding sister chromatid cohesion protein PDS5 homolog B isoform X4 yields the protein MSEIVYPQGCRPVTDDLGPDELIRRLKTLAHTLQAMGQDEGMYQQYIPLALHLAEDCFLQHQSKDVQLLIACCIADVLRVYAPEAPYKDADQVKTIFFFLIKQLAGLKDPKDPAFKRYFYLLENLAYVKSFNMCFELEDCQEIFCALFSLMFKIVNDEHSSKVKSFMLDVLCPLITESDIVSNELLDIILINIVEPNKTQRKNAYALAKELVVKCSDTLEGYIQGFFNIVLILGKMEKNLQICSKVYDLIYELNHICPSVLISVLPQLECKLKSPNEVERLGAVALLARMFSEKGSQLAVQNQQLWRAFLGRFNDISVSIRTKCVQYSMHFLLNHPELRKDITDTLKMRQHDADENVRYEVVMAIVTTARKDFEVVSDSEDLLEFVKERTLDKKFKIRKEAMSGLAMIYKKHLNDADVPQATKKAVTWIKDKILHGYYMSGMEDRLLVERLLNTCLVPYQSPAEDRMKKLYHLLGTIDDYASKAFVELQKHQLAVRRSVSEWIEIIKRTESAAAPELAAKVLQISRFLPDPMKVQEFLQKFSAHLKKDPALMQGMETILQPKVSCKDCAEAISAVLKKLGQPVMTNLYYNTIKMLLERVSSVMIDEEAIRVLIGYVLDCLKGGNVIEEVGLNPNNAGEKGLRLLLMLSFVFAPHFLHDDILLQLVQLLELDDEMVAPLVLSIFTFLGKYRPLCDVSSEIMDQLVPICKNFAECGTPKQAKQAIRCLFINMTNSHDTIFPEIIDKIKNSLTPTSEYYRTAIVALGHIAYNLPEKYHVQIKNMVSRKIVKELLVKESSEQQSENDAEWCREEELPDETRCRLEGLKCMARWLLGLKNDTLSAQKTFRMLNAFIVNKGDLLQQGRLSKAEMSWLRLQAGCSMLKICEQKGVGDQFTAEQFYNLSQLMVDEVYQVREAFSNKLHKGLGRGIPHKCLPLDFMGYYALAGKEQNKKLKQVMKTYMQTDINKRRDYLKTMSMTVVERAMGQGKLPHILPDYMLVFAVPILAHDPEFTSHTSISHLKVIQQCLWFILEPLITKNEYYCYGFYKNLIERMKNHKDAWKPDDEEMNYKLWAVCDMAMNVVFTKTTNFDMKEFPSDTRIPTMYFKRTEEIFSNTKNYLPAELQINMNNPKGKGAPMNSLTNERPTRKTKAKQKEMGIGPNETDARPAEASETRIHLPGLVEESEEPPEKKQCKESEKMSK from the exons ATGTCGGAAATAGTCTACCCACAAGGGTGTAGGCCCGTTACAGATGATCTTGGTCCTGATGAGCTCATTAGAAGGCTCaag ACACTTGCACATACTCTGCAAGCAATGGGCCAAGATGAGGGAATGTATCAGCAATATATTCCTTTGGCATTACATTTAGCAGAAGATTGTTTCTTACAACATCAGAGCAAAGACGTGCAATTGCTGATTGCATGCTGCATAGCTGATGTTCTACGAGTATATGCTCCAGAGGCTCCTTATAAGGATGCTGACCAA gttaaaactattttcttcttcttaatCAAACAATTGGCTGGTCTGAAAGATCCCAAAGATCCAGCTTtcaaaagatatttttatctaCTTGAAAACTTGGCTTATGTTAAGTCTTTCAACATGTGTTTTGAACTTGAGGATTGTCAAGAAATATTTTGTGCTCTATTCTCATTGATGTTTAAAATTGTCAA TGATGAACACTCTAGCAAAGTTAAAAGTTTTATGCTGGATGTGTTGTGCCCACTTATTACTGAATCTGACATTGTCAGTAATGAACTTTTGGATATCATCCTAATCAACATTGTTGAGCCAAATAAGACTCAAAGGAAAAACGCTTATGCCCTTGCTAAGGAACTTGTAGTAAAGTGTAGTGATACTTTAGAAGGATACATTCAAGGG TTCTTCAATATCGTGCTTATATTGGGAAAAATGGAAAAGAACTTGCAAATCTGCAGTAAAGTATATGATTTGATTTACGAATTGAATCATATTTGCCCAAGCGTTCTGATATCCGTCCTTCCGCAACTTGAATGCAAACTGAAATCTCCGAACGAAGTAGAGCGTCTCGGAGCTGTGGCTCTGCTAGCTCGGATGTTCTCCGAGAAAGGTTCTCAACTCGCAGTACAAAACCAGCAGCTTTGGCGAGCTTTTCTTGGACGATTCAACGATATCAGCGTGTCGATACGTACTAAGTGCGTGCAGTATTCTATGCACTTTTTGCTAAATCATCCCGAACTTAGGAAAGACATCACTGATACACTAAAGATGAGGCAGCATGACGCAGATGAGAACGTAAGGTACGAGGTTGTAATGGCAATTGTGACAACAGCACGTAAGGATTTCGAAGTAGTGTCGGACAGTGAGGATTTGCTGGAATTTGTGAAAGAGCGAACGTTGGACAAGAAGTTCAAGATCAGAAAAGAAGCGATGTCAGGTCTCGCGATGATCTATAAAAAACATTTGAACGATGCAGATGTGCCGCAAGCAACGAAAAAGGCTGTGACTTGGATCAAGGACAAGATCCTGCATGGTTACTACATGTCGGGAATGGAAGACAGGTTGCTGGTGGAGAGACTGCTAAACACGTGCCTAGTGCCTTATCAATCACCTGCAGAAGATAGGATGAAGAAATTGTATCACTTGCTGGGTACGATAGATGACTATGCATCTAAAGCTTTTGTTGAGCTTCAGAAGCATCAATTAGC TGTAAGGAGATCCGTTTCGGAGTGGATTGAAATAATCAAAAGAACAGAATCGGCAGCAGCTCCCGAATTAGCGGCAAAGGTTTTGCAAATTTCTCGTTTCTTGCCCGATCCTATGAAGGTGCAGGAATTTCTTCAAAAATTTAGTGCGCACCTGAAAAAGGATCCAGCACTTATGCAAGGCATGGAAACGATATTACAGCCGAAAGTATCGTGTAAGGATTGTGCTGAGGCTATCAGTGCTGTACTCAAAAAGTTGGGTCAACCTGTCATGACCAATCTTTACTATAATACTATAAAAATGCTTCTAGAGAGAGTTAGTTCAGTCATGATTGATGAAGAAGCTATTAGA GTGTTGATAGGATATGTATTGGATTGCTTAAAAGGCGGAAACGTAATTGAAGAAGTTGGTTTAAATCCAAATAATGCTGGTGAAAAAGGACTAAGATTATTACTG ATGCTGTCTTTCGTGTTTGCACCACATTTTTTACACGACGATATTTTACTCCAGCTTGTCCAACTGTTGGAGTTGGATGATGAAATGGTCGCACCTCTCGTTCTTTCAATATTTACATTCTTAGGAAAGTACAGACCGCTCTGTGACGTCTCATCAGAGATCATGGATCAGCTAGTGCCGATATGCAAAAATTTTGCTGAGTGTGGAACACCAAAACAGGCTAAACAAGCCATTCGGTGTTTATTCATTAATATGACTAATAGTCATGATACTATTTTCCCGGAAATCattgacaaaataaaaaattcactcACGCCCACCTCTGAGTATTATCGCACGGCGATTGTCGCACTTGGACATATTGCATACAATTTACCTGAAAAATATCATGTTCAAATTAAAAACATGGTTTCTCGAAAA ATTGTTAAAGAACTTCTAGTGAAAGAAAGTAGTGAACAACAAAGCGAAAATGACGCGGAATGGTGCAGAGAAGAAGAATTGCCTGATGAAACTCGCTGCAGGCTAGAAGGATTAAAATGCATGGCTCGATGGCTTTTGGGTCTCAAAAACGACACCCTCTCTGCGCAGAAAACATTTAGAATGCTTAATGCATTCATAGTGAATAAAGGAGACTTATTACAGCAAGGTCGTCTTAGCAAAGCAGAAATGAGTTGGCTCCGTCTTCAAGCGGGATGTTCCATGCTCAAAATCTGTGAACAAAAAGGCGTTGGTGATCAGTTTACAGCAGAACAATTTTACAATTTGTCTCAGCTCATGGTG GACGAGGTTTATCAAGTTAGAGAAGCCTTCAGTAATAAACTACACAAAGGTCTTGGTAGAGGAATACCGCATAAATGTTTACCACTAGATTTTATGGGGTATTATGCTTTAGCTGGTAAGGAGcagaacaaaaaattgaaacagGTTATGAAAACTTATATGCAAACTGATATCAACAAAAGAAGAGATTACCTTAAAACAATGTCCATGACAGTTGTGGAACGTGCTATGGGCCAAG gTAAACTTCCTCACATTTTACCAGACTACATGCTAGTGTTTGCGGTACCTATTCTCGCACACGATCCTGAATTTACGAGTCATACGTCAATTAGCCACTTAAAAGTCATACAACAATGTCTGTGGTTCATTTTGGAACCTTTAATAACCAAAAACGAGTACTATTGCTatggattttataaaaatcttatAGAACGAATGAAAAATCACAAAGACGCCTGGAAACCTGATGACGAGGAGATGAATTAT AAATTGTGGGCAGTTTGTGACATGGCAATGAATgttgtttttacaaaaacgACAAACTTCGACATGAAGGAATTTCCAAGTGACACACGGATACCAACGATGTATTTTAAAAGAACGGAAGAAATATTCTCTAACACAAAGAACTATCTACCCGCTGAGCTACAAATCAACATGAACAATCCAAAAGGAAAGGGAGCACCTATGAATTCACTGACAAACGAGAGGCCTACAAGGAAAACGAAggcaaaacaaaaagaaatggGCATTGGGCCAAACGAAACAGATGCAAGG cCTGCAGAAGCATCCGAAACTAGAATTCACCTTCCAGGCTTAGTCGAAGAA AGTGAAGAACCACCAGAAAAGAAACAATGTAAGGAATCGGAAAAAATGAGTAAATAA